The DNA window ACCCTTTGTTTAGACAACTGCAAGCGTTAGTTCATGTGGAAGCacctttttttaagataattaaattaattttgagtttaattataatgactGAAATTTAAATGACAGGAACTGACGTGGTTTTCTCCGATATATTGTGCGTCATCCGGATGAAGACCCAATTTAACACTTTCTTAGTCGACACATAGGATTCGTCGTAGTCTTCCACGCCATACACCTAGAAATCAatgtcattataatttatatcgtcAAGCATTTTGATCGGGCACAAATTCAAGTACTTACTCGTTCATTCTGCTTCTTTCTCCCGaaacaatatttcttaaataaagacGTCATCTCGCTGCCGACTAACAATTCCTTGTGATACAAATCGACGTAGGTACAGTAAAACAGATATTCGTAATTATATGAAAGTGTATGAATAAATACAAACCTCAGAAAATTACAGAGTTGGTTGAATTCTTAGTCCGCATTAGGAACAGCGCACACTATATTTTACACCTAGGATAGGAACTCGTCAGGTGACTTTATGAGGATCACCCAGCTATAATAACAATATGAATCTGCCTCTTTTGCatcatatgtttattttatatattttcgcGGGATAACTTCACAGGAAgggacccggtcctttttaaagttgTACACGGGGACACTTTACACGTAGCTAGGTTACCTTTATACCGtgaattattatcaaaatctgAAAAGAAATGCATAGGTACGTTCTGTTTTCGGGAACAATAAGGCCGCAAACGTAGAATATTAACAGTgacaaagatgtgtaaatagcAACAGCGATCAATATCCACAAAAGCGTCTCCAAAACTTTGCACGTAGTGCGCGCTCACTCTTAATATCCAGTTGTCTCCGCTtgtgtaattattatatcacagcaatatttaataagtttttatttcttagtatAATTGAGCTCGGCTGTTATTAAAAagagtttaatataattacatccTCCACCCTTTTCGCCCTCCGGcacttatttattatgtattggaAATTAATCCCTGTAAAGGTAATTAAACCTTTAATAATGTATAGAATAATGCAGATAAGAATAAGTAATGACTAAAATGGATACAAGGGATTTTACAAGTAGAGATTTTTTTTCCTGTTCCTCCCTTTTACTACGTTTCGAAGCGAGTTTCAAGAGGGTAAGGGATAGTAGCTTGAGGCGCGACAGAGGGTCTTCGCACAATAACTTTAACAACTACTACTAATAAATCCGTGAGGCTGTTTACGGATCCAAgtttggcaaaatgcttaggagaataagAACAgtgttaaatttaatccaattggcATACATTAATCGGCacttgtaaatagcggaattggggtcCAGGACTAACGCATCCAACATGGCGGCTTGGTCGATGCCATCTGTTGCTTTCGGATGGCCTAGAGCtagtatttaaagtaatattatagttatttcgGAAGTGGCTCTACTAATACTAACTAATAAAATTCGCAGCTCAGGTTTGAACAACAGGGACGTTAATCAAATAACAGAACGgcaatttttataaagaaattcaGGAAACAGAATAAGCTCTAACAAATAAACTTCAGCCATCATACGGATCGTGCTTAAAGAAAATTGTGgcagtaaaaaaatgttttttttcttcttcaaaccTACCTTAAAAACTGGTCTACATCCCcattgtttgaatattaattattaattacagcTTATTATCAATgataagttttagtttaatCCCCCTCCAAACCTATTCACCCCTTTTAACCTGTAACAATCTACGCACACGAGTCATGCTATAAATAAACAGCTCTGGCCTTGATTCAAAGCCAAAGAGCTCATTACCAAATCTCTTGTTAAGATGGAAAGAAGTTCAAGATTTTGTTATAGTAACCCCAAGAATAAGACTTGGACAGGAGTGACGGTATTCTCAGCGTATCTGGTGCTGCTGATGGTGGAAATATACATCGAGATCTTCGAAAACGGCACCCATTtacgtatttataataacatagtGCATCTTTGGACGTGACGTGAAAATCACACCAATGGATGATGTGTTAAATGTGATGCTTTCTGCTTATCTGGCAGTATCTAGTTTGTGTAACAGTGGAACTGATCTTTATAATAAGGGTCAGTGATTGTAAAAGTTATTAGCAGTTAGACAATGTTACGACGTATTAGTGGagaaaagtaatgttttttgtcgacaagtgacgtgaccgACTCGTCACTTCAGTACATCCGAGTGatttgaaaaagtaacaaagttGCTAGTGGTTAAAGTGTCTATCGTCTATCCTGAATACAGAACGATAAATCTAAAGAAGAATGTGGCGTGCATCTGTATTAAGTAATCTGTACGATGAATCTGTTTCTGCAGAATGTTGAAAATCCTACGCCCTGTGTACCTAGCAATACTTCTGGTTGCTCCTTTTCAAGGGGGCATAGtctactaaaataatatctaagtgtaataaaaataaagcaaataaataagttatcatacacagtaattttaattatcaacaTCACACATCACAGTATTTACACAGTACTCCCATTCTTCAGTGGTATTGGCTTTAGTTCGACGAAACTTCAATTACATTTCTGTACACTGCAAGTTTACAATATGATCGCTgtttatttcgatttaaaatataaaatgctctaaatgatttttaataaattaatgtataatCTAGTTATACAATCAACAGATACCACTACCACTGCTAGGGCCGGGCCCGCCTACTTACATTAGTGATACTGTCTGACGCAGCGTTTACTATTACCTAGAATAGCGTAACTCTGCAGTTGTTTATGCTAAGAGTGAGAAGGTAATGGGAACTTAGTGATAGGCCTTTCGATTGCTATTGACTGTTAGTTAGTCTGGATATGAAGTAGGCTGTACAGAAAGCCTCGCACTATCCTTGCAGAATCCCATGACCCTCACACTGTTTGTCTACTGCGCTAGGCCCGACCTCTACAATCATGAGTTGTTTACTTTTTGGCGAACTCGACACCCTTCTTGATGTTCTTGAGCAGCTCGGGCATGGCTTGGCTTAGGATCTTCTGCTCATACTCGTTGATTTTGCCGTAGCCGAGAACCTTGTCCATGCCGTTCTTGCCGAAAGTAATGGGGGTGGCGAAGTACTCAGATTCGGCCAGACTGCACTTCACGAACGCACACTCGACAACATTTTGTTCGCCCTGTAAATAAGTTAACGTATTTAAGAGAAGGTACATAGTAATTTACATTGAATTACCTATAAAGTTCACAATTTGTTGTATGACGGTTGGCAAAATGAGTGCTCCTTACCCTACAACTTCTAGACACCTCATATCAGGCGTCCGTTGTCTGTCACTATGTCAGTCATATAAAGCTTctaaaaattattatcaaattaattttgaccAGTGGCTTGAGCCAAAAGAGTTTTTAAGCATTATACTGATTTTAAGTCGTCTCTGGGTGTTGCATGGCTGTTGGCACAGCATACTATTTCAAATTCTATTCTTCTTAATTAAACCTTGAGGAGATATACAAACCTTAAGACCCCTGAGGATAGCGTTACAGAAACGTGCTCCGGAGTATCCCATGGACAGGGTAGCGGAACCGAAACCAGCCTTGGCCTTCACGACCTGGAGAGGaaagttacatttatgaatattacttaaaaatcagTACAATAAAACAATCTTTACAATTAAGTTGAAAGTGGACAATTTTAtctaggaaaaaataacaattgaatgGATTTGATCCAATAAAAACCGCAAACGAGGCGAGCCAAGAGATGGCCACGGGGTAGTGCTGATCTTCTATGGATAGAAAACTCGAAAGACAAATGGTAACCCGGCATTTATGTAAGTGGGAGACAAAATGTCTGATCACTTATTACATCTGTATCACTTTCTTACCTCTGTGCCGGCCTCCTGGATCCTCTTGGTAAGTTTGTCGATCTGGGCAGGGTCTGTGAGCTTGCACGGGGGCTGGCTCTGGGACAGCAGAGGGATGATGGTGATGCCAGAGTGGCCTCCGATGACGGGCACCTTCACCGTGCGCGGGTCCACGCCGTTGATCTCACCGACGAACGTTGATGACCGCACAATGTCGAGCGTGGTCACACCCAAAACCCTGTTGGGGTCGTATACTCCCGCctgacaaaatataatataaatgtataacgTGTAAGTATTACTTCCTTGTATGGATATTGTCAAATTTCTCCAAgaaaattatcgaattttatttaagactCCTTTATATCTTAGTCGGCATTGGGTCGGTCTAATGAtcgaatttaaattgaaatcaacGATAgacgttttaaaaacattagCAGACAACGCGGTCGCGAAGTAAATGTTTATAATCGGTCACCAACCGCAGTGTGGAAGGTATGCATGGAAGAATAAAGTTGAATAGACGAAGCCGCACAACTGAACCATCTTCCTACTCGCTCGCAGCGCATGCTAGTCTTAAATGTAGTTTATTCTTAATATTAAACTTCAGTTTATAATCTTAATTAACCACAACATAGAATTTCATTGAGTAAAAAGAtgtaaatatagataaactaaTGGATAACGtatctattaataaacaatcatGATTTGTACGCTATCCGCTGTTGCATTCATCACTGCAAGTACTGAACATCAATATAAACGTGACATTTGTTACCGACTTCTTGTTAGCtcattgttttatgaaaacGAACGATCGTCAAGTGTCAACTGTTAATCACTGTCTTATCATGTATTGTGACTTTAATCGATGTTTATAAAACTGGCTTCTGAAAtactgtttttgtatttttcatgcATTTATTCTGATTTTTGAGTGCTTTGAAATGTTCGGGAACTGTAGTTTACAATATTTGACATAAATTAAAGACAACagcgaaaaatataaatatatttcctgTACGAAGATTTGAACTACTTACTAAACTCATATGGTCAGTAATTTAGTGCCGTGGACCATTCCCTTCTGTAATGCGTTTACAGAATCCAATTCAAGCAAGACCATCCAATTTCTTTGGGTCATTGTAGTCAGGCTTTGATAAGAATTGATTAGATTTCTAAACTGCTATCAATGTCTGCAGATAGTAAGGAAAAGTTAGTTTCCATTCTTATAAGTCCGTCATAAGATTTTTAtacgataatttaaaaaaagtaacaagaAACACGCATGAAACGTACAGAAGTGGAGTGAATAACGTCATTTGTCAATAAAATGTGTAATGATAAATGACGTCACAGAAACCGTCAGAAGATTAAATAGATATCCTATATTTGTGGAAATCTCTCTCGGAGACTAATTTGattgtttaagtaaaatattaacctGGTCAACAGTTATCTGTCGACCACTACGACTAGACAAATAAGGAAAAGACCAGCATACAATACATACATTGATTATTAATATTCAGGAGACAATACTGCAAGGTATATTGCAACTTATTGAAGAAGATATCAGAACCAAGTAATTAAAtcgtttacataaattaatgatGAAATTTCTACGTTTTAACCTTTCGAGACATAAGATTAAGAAAATCTCGTGTAAATCACGTTTCTGCTCCGTGGTCATTAATAATCCGTAAACTACGCGTGTATAACACTACACAAGTTATTTTTTGAGTTATAcgtatatgtacatatgtacaaacatgttgatatttttaaataggtatcaCGTTATGATAAGCTAACTGGTCAGTAACCGCGTGCAATGAAAacttatattattgttacattatATTGACGTCGAATTTTATCAGCATTGTTCGTGTCACgcaaataagtttaaatcaacactttaattactttatttatgcTTTAGACATTACGCAATTGTATGTTAATATACCGGATTGGTAAGTTTTTAAAGATTAACGACCGAATACTATTTGCAAGTCAATTGTAATCACTAGTAAGAATATTTTGCTATCATTTCATGATGTGAAGAAGGGAGTTAAGTTGTCCGCTCGAAGAAAGATTTTTTGGCGGGTTGTAAAATTGACCTACGATATATTTCTGATcctatttaagttaaaaacttatttaatcttaataatcACGATGTTTACATGTGTGCAAAGACATAATTCGAGGCAAAAATTCGTTCCCGTCCGTTGTGTTTTTACTTGTATTTGTAATTTCCATCCAAGCGAATGTTTGATTCACACAAAATAATCTCGCCACTTCCATGATAGTTCACGATTGGCCGTGAGCCAGGAGTAGTAGCTAATAATAGTTACGGTCAAGGACTACTCAGGTCCTTGAAAactatgttatgttttatattattgaaattattatgtttattgtggTCGTATACAAAATATCTTTGAAATTTAAGCTACTGCATTGTTTTTTTGGCACTTAtctctattttattattcttaaactCCTCCCATTTATTTTTCCTTCTGTTCATCTAATAACTCCGTTTTGTAGTAGACtagttataaaattacttcTTCCACCAGAACTATTTATTCGTAAATTTCTCCGGTTACCTATGACTGCTAATATTACATCAATTAAATAACAGCGTGACGCACGACTATCCTTATCACGATATCATCGTTATCAGAGCTACGTGTGTGTTACTATGCATTAACAAATACTTCTCTGCAATGCCGATATTTTGCCGTGGGGTGGGATAAGTTAGACCGTTATGTGTGTCACTGGGTGAGTGTCGGTGGCACTGGCAGACCATAGCGCTTACTCGGCGAAACCAAATAGGATGCGCTTTTTTCTTTCCTATATATGTCCTCTTTTCTAATCAAAGGTTTGACATTAGTATGTCTGAATGAATCACCATAGCTCCAACACGAGTGAACCGAtttgttttagaaacatttaaaataacattgttttgcgGTTTTTACAATGACATTTGTCAATGGACATAGTATAGGCTTTCTAGGTTGCGGCGCTAAAGTAGAACCGTTATTAAACTAGATGAATCAAGCATTATTGTACTATTATAAAGATCTAATTATATTCGCTAGTTAAGTACCTATTACGAATGCCATAAACCAGTAGTTAGCCTTCACGTGATTATAAATTGACGCTACTTGCATTGTGGACGTCATTATTCATGCTTTTACGAAGCGATAATTCTTCATCCACATCTTATCTTCTGGCTGATTTAAACTGCATTGCATAAGCCAATAATAGATCATTATCAATCAAATGTGTCATTATTCccaaagtttgtaatttttccgTATAATACAACCCAAGTTCCCGATTTTCAAGCGTATGTAACTGTTACGCGGTTTTATGTCTGAAATCTCTGGTTATTACACTGCAGACTTAGTCTTCAAGCACTAATACTGATgggtaatattaataacaataacattgccGTCATTTAACTTATTCTAACCGGGATTAAAAATGAGCGCAAATAGCCTTAAGAAAAGATGTTCGGCATGGCTTCAGATTTAATAGGAATTCATCATTGTCATCTACAAATATTAGCAGAAGTTTCTTAACTATCTGTGTATGTCCACATACCTTCTTCATGACCTCTGATGCGATAGGCACCATGGAGTTGACGGGGTTTGTAATGATGGCGATGATGGCCTTGGGGCAGCAAGACGCGATGCAGAGCGTCAAGTCCCTGACGATGGACGCGTTCGTGTTGAACAAGTCATCGCGGGTCATGCCCGGTTTGCGAGGCATACCCGCGGGGATCACAACTACTTCGGAATCTGTGGAATTATGGAGCTCAGTAATTTCtgtataactattattttacttcTGTGAATGAGGATAAGCTTTTATCCAGAAGTGGGTTATTTACAGGCCAGTATTACTAttcatttttcaaagttttgagGATCTAATCTATATATTCTCTTATCTTAATATGTAACATCAAGGTTAGATCTATGTTAcaaatgtacatatgtatgtatttaaaagctTCAAagaagtaaaaagaaaatacttcttTGCCATATTGCATTGTTAATGGGATTCTGTTTATTTAAGTTGAAATTGGAACATGAATAACAATTTCAGCCagcatttaaaagaaaaactgcaTATTTCTGAcggttaaacattttttcattccaaatttaaattgcTCTTTAATGAAACAACACAGATAGTATTGGACTCTGTGCATACTATATAGAGTCCCAATATGATTGTGAGTTCTTATTGAGCTAGTCTTAATAGATAGCTACAAGTTTATATTGTTATAGATATCACTATCAAGACCTCAGTTTTACTGATAAGATCTactatggaaaaaatatttggtgATCTTGTAAATGTGTATTTAAGACAAGTTGGCAGAAATACAGTAATGCAACATTAAGAAGCAAGTTTATGAGATTTATATacaaactagctgacccagcaaacgttgttttatcgatttttttttctagttgtatgtatttttaatgccatattataaaaaaaataaaaacaaacaatttcattcaaaaaataaaatattttttttttagtgtgagcaacccttatcacttaggggtatgaaaaatagatgttctattctcagacctacccaatatatatacaaaatttcatagaaatcggtaaagccgttacagaggagtacggtaactaaaatcgtgacacgggaattttatatattagataagtCCTCCTTCATAGACAGATTTTACACAACCTGCATGTTGGAATGCACATCAAACttagcttaaaaataaaccttaataatGCCAAGGTCACTGTATACTGTAGTTGTAAATCAACCAAATGTGGAACATAGGATTTACCCTATGTGGGTGACcttgaaaatctatttatatcaCAAAACATTCATGAACCTGAGAATTGTAGGTTATGTTATGTAACAGGGTGATATTTGTAATGTTGGTGTGTTGTGTGTTCAGCGTACCTGTGAGGGCGTCGCATA is part of the Trichoplusia ni isolate ovarian cell line Hi5 chromosome 7, tn1, whole genome shotgun sequence genome and encodes:
- the LOC113495992 gene encoding probable malate dehydrogenase, mitochondrial isoform X1, translating into MFSRALKPVVSVALQNGAKNFSTTSEMKIKVAVLGAGGGIGQPLSLLLKQNPLISHLALYDIAPFTPGVAADLSHLDTPVKVTGHKGPEQLCDALTDSEVVVIPAGMPRKPGMTRDDLFNTNASIVRDLTLCIASCCPKAIIAIITNPVNSMVPIASEVMKKAGVYDPNRVLGVTTLDIVRSSTFVGEINGVDPRTVKVPVIGGHSGITIIPLLSQSQPPCKLTDPAQIDKLTKRIQEAGTEVVKAKAGFGSATLSMGYSGARFCNAILRGLKGEQNVVECAFVKCSLAESEYFATPITFGKNGMDKVLGYGKINEYEQKILSQAMPELLKNIKKGVEFAKK
- the LOC113495992 gene encoding probable malate dehydrogenase, mitochondrial isoform X2 yields the protein MFNCGQLAATGMKIKVAVLGAGGGIGQPLSLLLKQNPLISHLALYDIAPFTPGVAADLSHLDTPVKVTGHKGPEQLCDALTDSEVVVIPAGMPRKPGMTRDDLFNTNASIVRDLTLCIASCCPKAIIAIITNPVNSMVPIASEVMKKAGVYDPNRVLGVTTLDIVRSSTFVGEINGVDPRTVKVPVIGGHSGITIIPLLSQSQPPCKLTDPAQIDKLTKRIQEAGTEVVKAKAGFGSATLSMGYSGARFCNAILRGLKGEQNVVECAFVKCSLAESEYFATPITFGKNGMDKVLGYGKINEYEQKILSQAMPELLKNIKKGVEFAKK